CCCTCCGGGGCGGCGCCCCCGAGACCCACGGCCGCGCAGACCTCGGCGAGGTCGCGGGCCACGATGCCGCGACGGAAAATCGATTCCGCCCCGGGGAGATGGGCGATGCGGGCGGCGATCTGGCCGCTCGTAAACATCTCCACGATAGAGAGCGACGCCTGACGAGCCGTGAGCTCTGCCAGCACGACGCCTTCCAGCGTCTGGTCATCTTCACCCAGGATGAAATTGCCGAGCCGCTTGCGTATCTCTTGTTCCACGGGCTCGAGCTTGCGTCGGATATCGTCCAGGTCGGCACCGCGAGCTGTCAGCTTGGTCTCGAGC
This genomic stretch from Candidatus Methylomirabilota bacterium harbors:
- a CDS encoding CinA family protein, which gives rise to LETKLTARGADLDDIRRKLEPVEQEIRKRLGNFILGEDDQTLEGVVLAELTARQASLSIVEMFTSGQIAARIAHLPGAESIFRRGIVARDLAEVCAAVGLGGAAPEGEFTQQTAEAVARAARRHTSATHALAVLIDLDQGADRIEFGGTICLAIATEREVASRRSRILGGREWVRLGAVELGLDCLRRHLQGLPVYERTDFEKV